A region of Methanobacterium spitsbergense DNA encodes the following proteins:
- a CDS encoding PQQ-binding-like beta-propeller repeat protein has product MIGKKNILIGFMMICLFVSPIAIAPASATDWPMFQLNTNHTGYMDEASDFNPDSWIFQTAGILTSPAISDKIIYFGSTKGLFSALNLDDGTKVWDYKAEGNITAAPVVVGDNVYFGSGDSYLYALNKKTGDDVWKYKTGNSIETTPAIDNGIIYFGSDDQRLYALNTNDSTMKWEFQTANAVRSSPTVFNDTVYFGSDDGKIYAVGINNGTKAWEFDTGSAVRSSPAINNTTLYMGTDNGNFYAMNTGDGSVLWTYNLNDSVKSSALLNSNDNSLFVGSDNGNVTALDMRDGKLKWSVNTGNVESTPALMGDNIVVTSTSGTVYVLNKFSGKEEWSFMPGYYLFNSPLSSPAIYGDDIISGDANGNMYALDFTRKSGPVTPYVYYIAAIVVVIIGALVAFRVLRKRRKGEE; this is encoded by the coding sequence ATGATTGGAAAAAAGAATATATTGATTGGATTTATGATGATTTGTCTTTTTGTAAGTCCAATAGCAATTGCTCCAGCTTCTGCAACAGACTGGCCAATGTTTCAGCTAAACACCAACCACACAGGTTACATGGATGAAGCATCGGATTTCAATCCAGACTCTTGGATATTCCAAACAGCAGGAATATTAACCTCCCCTGCTATTTCAGATAAAATAATATACTTTGGTTCAACCAAAGGTTTATTCTCAGCACTTAACCTAGATGACGGCACCAAAGTTTGGGATTATAAAGCCGAAGGAAATATCACAGCTGCCCCTGTTGTAGTTGGTGATAATGTGTATTTCGGTTCAGGTGATAGTTATCTCTATGCTTTAAATAAAAAGACAGGAGATGACGTATGGAAATATAAAACAGGAAATTCAATTGAAACAACTCCTGCAATAGATAATGGAATCATATACTTTGGATCAGATGATCAGAGGTTATATGCATTGAATACCAACGACAGCACAATGAAATGGGAATTCCAAACAGCAAACGCTGTTAGATCTTCACCAACAGTATTCAACGACACCGTGTACTTCGGATCTGACGATGGTAAAATATACGCAGTTGGTATCAACAACGGTACAAAAGCCTGGGAATTTGATACTGGTAGTGCTGTGAGATCATCTCCTGCAATTAATAATACCACATTATACATGGGAACCGATAATGGAAACTTCTATGCTATGAACACAGGAGATGGATCAGTTTTATGGACATATAACTTAAACGATTCTGTAAAATCATCAGCACTCCTCAATTCAAATGATAACTCTCTATTTGTAGGTTCAGATAATGGAAATGTAACTGCTCTTGACATGCGTGACGGAAAATTAAAATGGTCTGTTAACACAGGAAATGTCGAATCAACCCCTGCACTTATGGGAGACAACATAGTTGTTACATCAACAAGTGGAACAGTCTATGTATTGAATAAATTCAGTGGAAAAGAAGAATGGAGCTTCATGCCAGGTTATTACCTCTTCAATTCACCGCTGAGTTCACCTGCAATATACGGTGACGATATAATATCTGGTGATGCCAACGGAAACATGTACGCATTGGACTTTACACGAAAATCTGGACCAGTAACTCCATATGTCTATTACATAGCAGCCATAGTCGTTGTGATAATTGGTGCACTAGTAGCTTTCAGAGTATTAAGGAAAAGAAGAAAAGGAGAGGAATAA